Proteins encoded together in one Pseudomonas sp. Seg1 window:
- a CDS encoding cytochrome c: MDGDHLKALIVFGALLLSMPLSAAQLDLQLGAKSRTWQTEELLKHPQVQTLTIKNDVSYKKDMTYRAVPLAALLDGVNPEDHLQAVALDGFAAELSAAPLLNTQGSRAWLAIEDPARPWPPLSEGKHSAGPFYLVWTDPQIGKISPEQWPFEVASIKRMAPVAERFPALLPDPALKADDPVNLGFALFQKNCLACHRLNGAGDAQFGPDLNIPYNPTEYFGADFLKRYIRDPQSLRQWPQAKMPGFSAQVLPDRDLQMLVGYLKHMAGRKVKP; this comes from the coding sequence ATGGACGGCGATCATTTGAAAGCGCTTATTGTATTCGGGGCCTTGCTGCTGAGCATGCCCCTGTCTGCCGCGCAGCTGGATTTGCAGTTGGGCGCAAAGAGTCGCACCTGGCAGACCGAGGAGCTGCTCAAGCATCCTCAGGTGCAAACCCTCACGATCAAGAACGACGTGTCCTACAAGAAGGACATGACTTATCGCGCCGTGCCGCTGGCGGCGTTACTGGATGGAGTCAATCCCGAAGATCATCTGCAGGCCGTGGCGCTGGATGGTTTCGCCGCCGAATTGAGTGCTGCGCCGCTGCTCAACACCCAAGGCTCGCGTGCGTGGCTGGCGATTGAAGATCCGGCCAGGCCATGGCCGCCGCTGTCGGAAGGCAAACACAGCGCCGGGCCGTTTTATCTGGTGTGGACCGATCCACAGATCGGCAAGATCAGCCCGGAGCAGTGGCCGTTCGAAGTCGCCAGCATCAAGCGCATGGCACCAGTGGCCGAGCGCTTCCCTGCTCTGCTGCCCGATCCGGCGTTAAAGGCTGATGACCCGGTGAATCTGGGATTCGCGTTGTTTCAGAAAAACTGCCTGGCGTGTCATCGATTGAATGGCGCGGGAGATGCGCAATTCGGGCCGGATCTGAATATTCCGTATAACCCGACCGAGTATTTCGGCGCGGATTTCCTCAAGCGTTACATTCGTGACCCGCAGAGTTTGCGGCAGTGGCCGCAGGCGAAAATGCCGGGCTTTTCGGCGCAGGTGTTGCCGGATCGGGATCTGCAGATGTTAGTGGGTTATTTGAAACACATGGCCGGGCGCAAGGTTAAGCCCTGA
- a CDS encoding acetyl-CoA C-acetyltransferase has product MTQALIFDALRTPRGKGKADGALHSVKPVNLVAGLLTALQQRTSLDTSQVDDVVLGCVTPIGDQGSDIAKTAVQVADWDVSVAGVQINRFCASGLEAVNLGAMKVRSGFEDLIVVGGVESMSRVPMGSDGGAWALDPQTNLHSHFTPQGVGADLIATIEGFSRQDVDAYALHSQQKAARARADGSFNRSLVPVRDQNGIILLDHDEFIRAESTLEGLGKLKPSFEMIGQMGFDATALRVYSHVERINHVHTPGNSSGIVDGAALMLIGSETKGRALGLQPRARIVATAVTSTDPTIMLTGPAPATRKALAKAGLRVEDIDLFEVNEAFASVVLKFIKDMVVDPDKVNVNGGSIAMGHPLGATGCAILGTLLDELETRRLRYGLATLCVGGGMGIATIIERL; this is encoded by the coding sequence ATGACCCAAGCTTTGATTTTCGATGCATTGCGCACGCCCCGTGGCAAAGGCAAGGCCGATGGTGCATTGCACAGCGTCAAACCGGTGAATCTGGTTGCCGGCCTGTTGACCGCGCTGCAGCAGCGCACCTCGCTGGACACCAGTCAGGTCGATGACGTGGTGCTCGGTTGTGTTACGCCGATTGGCGATCAAGGCTCGGACATTGCCAAGACCGCCGTACAAGTCGCCGATTGGGACGTCAGCGTCGCGGGTGTGCAAATCAATCGGTTCTGCGCCTCGGGTCTGGAAGCGGTGAACCTCGGCGCGATGAAAGTGCGCTCAGGCTTCGAAGATCTCATAGTGGTCGGCGGTGTCGAGTCGATGTCGCGGGTGCCGATGGGCAGCGACGGCGGCGCCTGGGCACTGGATCCGCAGACCAACCTGCACAGCCACTTCACCCCGCAGGGCGTCGGTGCGGACCTGATCGCCACAATCGAAGGTTTCAGCCGTCAAGATGTCGATGCCTACGCGCTGCACTCGCAGCAGAAAGCGGCGCGGGCGCGGGCCGATGGCTCGTTCAACAGGTCGCTGGTGCCGGTACGGGATCAGAACGGCATCATCCTGCTCGATCACGATGAGTTCATTCGTGCCGAGTCGACGCTGGAAGGTCTGGGCAAGCTCAAACCGAGCTTCGAAATGATCGGCCAGATGGGCTTCGATGCGACGGCGTTGCGGGTTTACAGCCATGTCGAGCGCATCAACCATGTGCACACACCGGGCAACAGTTCCGGCATCGTCGACGGTGCGGCGCTGATGTTGATCGGCTCCGAGACCAAGGGGCGAGCATTGGGCCTGCAACCGCGGGCGCGCATTGTTGCCACGGCAGTCACCAGTACCGATCCGACGATCATGCTCACCGGTCCGGCGCCGGCTACCCGCAAAGCGCTGGCGAAGGCCGGTCTGCGGGTGGAAGACATCGACCTGTTCGAGGTCAACGAGGCGTTTGCTTCAGTGGTGCTGAAATTCATCAAAGACATGGTGGTCGACCCGGACAAGGTCAACGTCAACGGCGGTTCGATCGCCATGGGTCACCCGCTGGGCGCTACCGGTTGCGCGATCCTCGGCACCTTGCTCGATGAACTGGAAACCCGGCGCCTGCGTTATGGCCTGGCGACGCTGTGCGTCGGCGGCGGCATGGGCATTGCCACCATCATCGAACGTCTCTGA
- a CDS encoding alpha-E domain-containing protein, with translation MLSRTASDLYWMSRYLERAENLARMLDVSYSLSLMPQDGRGDGLHELAMPLLITGTLDDYLERHGDLHAERLLHFFALDAANPASIYSCLGAARASAHAVRGRITADMWENINATWLEIRGIAEQGLSRYGMSRFCEWIKERSHLFRGASYGTIMRNDAFRFIRLGTFIERADNTLRLLDARYEMAGDQAEAVSDGTAHAYYQWSALLRALSSFEAYTEIYRDAPGARHVAELLLLRADVPRSLRACTEEIDQILAQLPGANGRPAQRLAAEMDARLRYTGIHEILEEGLHAWLTEFIPLVRQLGNAIHSSYLEAA, from the coding sequence ATGTTAAGTAGAACTGCCTCGGATCTGTATTGGATGTCGCGTTACCTGGAGCGGGCGGAAAACCTCGCACGGATGCTCGACGTCAGTTATTCGCTGTCGCTGATGCCGCAGGACGGTCGCGGCGATGGTCTGCACGAATTGGCCATGCCGTTGTTGATCACCGGCACCCTCGACGATTACCTGGAGCGCCACGGCGATTTGCACGCCGAACGTCTGCTGCATTTCTTCGCTCTGGATGCGGCCAATCCGGCGAGCATCTACAGTTGCCTCGGCGCGGCGCGGGCCAGTGCTCACGCGGTGCGTGGCCGGATCACCGCAGATATGTGGGAAAACATCAACGCCACGTGGCTGGAGATTCGCGGCATCGCCGAACAGGGGCTGAGCCGCTATGGCATGAGTCGTTTCTGTGAATGGATCAAGGAACGCTCACACCTGTTCCGGGGTGCCTCTTACGGCACGATCATGCGCAACGATGCGTTTCGCTTCATTCGCCTCGGCACCTTTATCGAACGTGCGGACAACACGCTGCGGTTGCTCGATGCCCGTTACGAGATGGCGGGCGATCAGGCCGAAGCGGTCAGCGACGGCACCGCTCATGCTTATTACCAGTGGAGTGCCTTGCTGCGGGCCTTGTCGTCATTCGAGGCCTACACCGAGATTTATCGCGATGCGCCCGGCGCCCGACATGTGGCGGAGCTGCTGCTGTTGCGCGCCGATGTGCCGCGCTCCTTGCGCGCCTGCACCGAGGAGATCGACCAGATCCTCGCACAGTTGCCGGGGGCCAACGGTCGGCCGGCACAGCGACTGGCGGCAGAAATGGACGCACGCCTGCGCTACACCGGCATTCACGAAATTCTCGAAGAAGGCCTGCACGCCTGGCTCACCGAATTCATCCCGCTGGTGCGCCAGTTGGGCAACGCCATTCACAGTTCATACCTGGAGGCTGCATGA
- a CDS encoding ribonuclease E inhibitor RraB, with protein MSTAYQEDISSNVLRRMKEGGFDFSRFHPIEFYAIFPDEERARRAAGKFRGESINAQVSVRDDGAWSLELSKVMYATYDDIGDFEQGFSAVVEPLGGIIEGWGVKQEVRNRYRLN; from the coding sequence ATGAGCACAGCCTATCAAGAAGACATCAGCAGCAATGTTCTGCGCCGCATGAAAGAAGGCGGTTTCGATTTTTCCCGATTCCATCCCATCGAGTTCTACGCCATTTTCCCGGACGAGGAGCGGGCGCGCAGGGCGGCAGGCAAGTTTCGCGGTGAATCCATCAATGCCCAGGTCAGCGTGCGCGACGACGGCGCGTGGTCTCTGGAGTTGAGCAAAGTGATGTACGCGACATATGACGATATCGGCGATTTCGAGCAGGGGTTTTCTGCCGTGGTCGAACCGCTGGGTGGCATTATCGAGGGCTGGGGCGTCAAGCAGGAGGTGCGCAATCGCTACCGTCTGAACTGA
- a CDS encoding transglutaminase family protein: MRLSISHETTYHYEDQVRASIQYLRLTPHDSERQHVLSWQLDLPRPVRAQLDPFGNILHVLTMDEPHEEIIIGARGQVDIDELREAEHESQSALPFLRFTRLTEADEALRAFAAKSCKQRRDRTALIDLMHGLNQHMTYTPGSTEVDTSAAEAFAGRSGVCQDHAHAFLACARSLGIPSRYVSGYLYSEDCEHLASHAWAEAWLDDAWYSFDVTNELARPERHLKLAVGLDYLDACPVRGMRRGGGCEQMHAKVFVSPTPAPVISVQQQ; encoded by the coding sequence ATGAGACTTTCCATAAGCCACGAGACCACCTATCACTATGAAGATCAGGTGCGGGCGAGCATCCAGTATCTGCGACTGACACCTCACGACAGCGAGCGTCAGCACGTGCTGAGCTGGCAGCTCGACCTGCCACGCCCGGTGCGCGCGCAGCTCGATCCGTTCGGCAACATCCTGCATGTGCTGACCATGGATGAACCGCATGAAGAGATCATCATTGGCGCCCGGGGGCAGGTCGATATCGACGAGTTGCGCGAGGCCGAGCATGAGAGTCAGTCGGCGCTGCCGTTCCTGCGTTTCACCCGGCTGACCGAAGCAGACGAAGCTCTGCGCGCGTTTGCGGCGAAATCCTGCAAGCAACGGCGTGACCGCACGGCGCTGATCGATTTGATGCACGGCTTGAATCAACACATGACCTACACGCCGGGCTCGACCGAAGTCGACACCAGCGCGGCTGAGGCTTTTGCCGGACGCTCGGGTGTTTGCCAGGACCACGCCCACGCGTTTCTGGCCTGCGCGCGTAGTCTGGGGATTCCATCGCGTTATGTGTCGGGGTATCTGTACAGCGAAGATTGCGAACATCTGGCCAGCCATGCCTGGGCAGAAGCGTGGCTGGATGATGCCTGGTACAGCTTCGACGTGACCAATGAACTGGCGCGGCCGGAACGGCATTTGAAACTGGCGGTGGGTCTGGATTATCTCGACGCCTGCCCGGTACGCGGCATGCGCCGGGGCGGCGGGTGTGAGCAGATGCATGCAAAGGTGTTCGTTTCGCCGACACCTGCGCCGGTCATCTCCGTGCAGCAGCAATAA
- a CDS encoding circularly permuted type 2 ATP-grasp protein produces MIRTYFDEMYDAGGQVRPHYREFARWLADTPDELLAQRRREADLLFHRAGITFTLYGDEQGTERLIPFDTIPRSIPASEWRIVERGCIQRVKALNMFLADLYHEQRIIKAGIIPAEQVLANEQYQLAMQGLDLHRDIYSHISGVDLVRDGDGTYYVLEDNLRTPSGVSYMLEDRKMMMRLFPELFAAQRIAPIDHYPNLLLDTLKSSSPIDDPSVVVLTPGRFNSAFFEHAFLAREMGVELVEGADLFVRDDKVFMRTTDGPKAVDVIYRRLDDAFLDPLAFNPDSMLGVPGLLSSYRSGNVVLANAIGTGVADDKSVYPFVTDMIRFYLDEEPILKNVPTWQCRNPSELSHVLANLPDLVVKETQGSGGYGMLVGPAATTAEIDAFRERIKAKPHAYIAQPTLSLSTCPTFVENGIAPRHIDLRPFVLSGRETRVVPGGLTRVALREGSLVVNSSQGGGTKDTWVVED; encoded by the coding sequence ATGATCCGCACCTATTTTGATGAGATGTACGATGCCGGCGGCCAGGTTCGCCCGCATTACCGGGAGTTCGCCCGATGGCTGGCCGACACGCCTGACGAGCTGCTGGCTCAACGGCGGCGCGAGGCCGATTTGCTGTTCCATCGCGCCGGCATCACGTTCACGCTCTACGGCGATGAGCAGGGCACAGAGCGCCTGATTCCTTTCGACACCATTCCGCGGAGCATTCCCGCCAGCGAGTGGCGGATCGTCGAACGCGGCTGCATCCAGCGGGTCAAGGCGCTGAACATGTTTCTCGCCGACCTTTATCACGAGCAACGCATCATCAAGGCCGGGATCATTCCCGCCGAACAGGTCCTGGCCAACGAGCAATACCAGTTGGCGATGCAAGGCCTGGATCTGCACCGCGATATCTACTCGCATATTTCCGGCGTTGATCTGGTGCGCGACGGCGACGGCACCTACTACGTGCTCGAAGACAATCTGCGCACGCCTAGCGGCGTCAGCTACATGCTCGAAGACCGCAAGATGATGATGCGCCTGTTCCCTGAGCTGTTTGCCGCCCAGCGCATCGCGCCCATCGACCATTACCCGAACCTGTTGCTCGACACACTGAAAAGCTCCAGCCCTATCGACGATCCGAGCGTGGTGGTACTGACGCCGGGACGTTTCAACAGCGCGTTCTTCGAACACGCGTTTCTGGCGCGGGAAATGGGTGTGGAACTGGTGGAGGGCGCCGATCTGTTCGTGCGTGACGACAAAGTGTTCATGCGCACCACTGACGGCCCGAAAGCGGTGGACGTCATCTATCGCCGTCTCGACGATGCGTTTCTCGATCCGCTGGCCTTCAACCCCGACTCGATGCTCGGCGTACCGGGGCTGCTATCGTCCTACCGCTCCGGCAATGTGGTGTTGGCTAACGCTATCGGTACCGGCGTGGCGGACGATAAGTCGGTGTATCCGTTTGTCACCGACATGATTCGCTTCTACCTCGACGAAGAGCCGATCCTGAAGAACGTGCCGACCTGGCAATGCCGCAACCCGTCTGAACTTTCCCATGTGCTGGCCAATCTTCCAGATCTGGTGGTCAAGGAAACCCAGGGCTCCGGCGGTTACGGGATGCTTGTCGGGCCGGCGGCAACGACGGCGGAAATCGATGCGTTCCGCGAGCGGATCAAAGCCAAGCCGCACGCTTACATCGCGCAACCGACGTTGTCGCTGTCGACCTGTCCGACCTTTGTCGAAAACGGCATTGCGCCGCGCCACATCGACTTGCGCCCGTTCGTATTGTCCGGTCGCGAAACCCGGGTGGTGCCCGGCGGTTTGACCCGTGTCGCCCTGCGCGAAGGCTCCCTGGTGGTGAATTCCTCTCAGGGCGGCGGAACCAAGGACACCTGGGTGGTCGAGGATTGA